The Montipora capricornis isolate CH-2021 chromosome 6, ASM3666992v2, whole genome shotgun sequence genome has a window encoding:
- the LOC138050845 gene encoding uncharacterized protein: MSERDPLIPQTIVREIQQTRVTVKDVGKTVMLRNSFYAYSNHFITQSRPYFRRNLPTYLDCVLFLYLVWLMFCASFLGALALQGGYFKGAPFYCFVVCAIFMAIFSQHEIVNKRSLPVVLSQPVIDGQIPLNALYEVAITELHGLALDNYRAGIGFINVSEGKVKFQAFNRRAVRALHQARRTSRCMLFLFFCSACYNFYFMMVHSLGFQF, encoded by the coding sequence ATGTCGGAGAGAGATCCCCTGATTCCACAGACAATCGTAAGGGAGATTCAACAGACACGAGTGACCGTGAAGGATGTTGGAAAAACAGTCATGTTACGAAACAGTTTTTACGCTTATTCAAACCATTTCATTACGCAGAGTCGACCTTACTTTCGTAGAAACTTGCCGACTTATTTGGATTGCGTATTGTTCTTGTACCTCGTCTGGCTGATGTTTTGTGCGTCCTTTCTTGGTGCACTAGCGCTTCAAGGAGGTTATTTCAAAGGAGCACCATTTTACTGCTTTGTAGTATGCGCGATTTTCATGGCTATTTTTAGCCAGCACGAAATTGTCAACAAGAGATCTCTTCCAGTTGTTTTGAGTCAGCCAGTTATTGATGGTCAAATACCATTGAACGCACTATATGAAGTAGCTATCACAGAGTTGCATGGATTGGCTCTGGACAATTATCGTGCCGGGATAGGGTTCATCAATGTATCTGAAGGAAAGGTTAAATTTCAAGCTTTTAACAGAAGAGCTGTGAGGGCCTTGCATCAGGCAAGGCGAACTTCAAGGTGTATGCTGTTCTTGTTCTTCTGCTCTGCGTGTTATAACTTTTATTTTATGATGGTTCATTCACTTGGTTTCCAATTCTAG
- the LOC138054474 gene encoding probable inactive peptidyl-prolyl cis-trans isomerase-like 6, translated as MTTKPRGNLKNKMAVEKRTISVIGLLKEVEFHMMKGAAEKLSQKDPDGFSEPYTLGLLECDWDAFIRAKKKEMRKEVWGFKEDVITFLDDELIGGHEQFLKWAMENYGYKDFRPLPLWHAKMKEAYNNHLRETQLRFPGRHKFVYMDVAVNEKRIGRLLIELYTDRLPRTCHNFMELCSGQNTETERHDPPLKLWYKDSIFHRIVPNGWIQGGDIEGGKGTGGESIYGPVFEDEDFSIPHNKRGIVGMANRGRHTNGSQFYITLQPAPWMNTKYVAFGQVIEGAKVLALLEEQETFNERPKSLCVIVDCGLFDVESLWNTSRS; from the exons ATGACAACTAAACCCCggggaaacttgaaaaacaaaatggcggtggAAAAACGTACGATCTCCGTGATCGGTCTCCTCAAAGAAGTCGAATTTCATATGATGAAAGGAGCTGCTGAG AAACTCTCTCAGAAGGATCCTGACGGATTTTCAGAACCATACACTCTCGGCTTGCTCGAGTGTGATTGGGATGCCTTTATTCGCGCCAAGAAAAAG GAGATGAGAAAAGAAGTGTGGGGTTTCAAGGAAGATGTTATCACCTTCCTGGATGATGAGTTAATTGGAGGACATGAGCAGTTTCTTAAGTGGGCCATGGAAAATTATGGATACAAGGACTTCAG ACCTCTTCCGCTGTGGCATGCGAAGATGAAAGAAGCATACAACAACCACCTGCGAGAGACACAGTTAAGGTTCCCGGGAAGG CATAAATTTGTTTACATGGATGTAGCAGTGAATGAGAAACGAATTGGACGATTATTAATTGAG CTATATACAGACAGATTACCAAGAACATGCCATAATTTTATGGAGCTTTGTTCGGGACAGAACACTGAAACAGAAAGGCATGATCCTCCACTAAAATTGTGGTACAAGGACTCTATTTTTCACaggatagtgccaaatggctgGATACAGGGTGGGG ACATTGAAGGTGGCAAAGGGACGGGGGGAGAGTCCATCTATGGTCCTGTGTTTGAAG ATGAAGATTTCTCGATCCCACACAACAAGAGAGGAATTGTTGGTATGGCTAACAGAGGTCGGCATACAAATGGATCTCAATTCTATATCACATTACAGCCGGCACCTTGGATGAACACCAAATACGTTGCTTTTGG ACAAGTCATTGAGGGTGCAAAAGTTCTCGCTTTGCTCGAAGAGCAAGAAACATTTAACGAAAGGCCCAAGTCTTTATGTGTTATCGTAGACTGCGGATTGTTTGACGTGGAAAGCCTCTGGAATACTTCCAGGTCATAA
- the LOC138050846 gene encoding chloride intracellular channel protein 2-like produces the protein MPQEPTPGFYLLVRAASDESSIAACPLTHQVRMICKLKRIEPLITPFNIQKKSKEFLEINPTGKVPVLVHQLNPDEALVLDDPLLIAKHLEELFPDPPIRSSSKEAIVAGSDIFHKFCALIKNKDSTKDSVLQTSLLKKIEDLELLLQSTRGIFLEDDTLRLSDCSLLSKLLLVRVAAKEFKGFQIPERLKAVWNYIHAGEKQGVFLETRPSDELIKEHWSRNFTIPMIEG, from the exons ATGCCTCAAGAACCTACACCAGGATTTTATCTGCTTGTAAGG GCTGCATCAGATGAGTCCTCGATAGCAGCTTGTCCGCTGACCCATCAAGTTCGGATGATCTGCAAGCTGAAGAGAATCGAACCATTAATTACGCCCTTCAACatacaaaagaaatccaaagaatTTTTGGAAATCAACCCCACAGGCAAGGTTCCTGTTCTCGTTCATCAGCTTAATCCAGATGAAGCTCTCGTTTTAGACGACCCTCTCCTCATAGCAAAACACTTAGAGGAGCTGTTTCCAGATCCGCCAATCCGAAGCAGTAGCAAAGAGGCCATTGTTGCGGGAAGTGATATTTTCCATAAATTTTGCGCTCTTATCAAAAACAAAGACTCGACTAAGGATTCTGTTCTTCAAACATCGCTGCTGAAGAAAATTGAAGACCTGGAATTGTTGCTTCAAAGTACTCGCGGAATTTTTTTGGAAGACGATACCCTGAGGCTGTCGGATTGCAGTTTGCTGTCCAAATTGCTGCTTGTCCGTGTAGCCGCAAAAGAATTTAAGGGATTTCAAATTCCCGAGCGTCTTAAAGCAGTCTGGAACTATATCCACGCTGGTGAGAAACAGGGAGTGTTTTTAGAGACACGCCCCTCCGATGAACTCATCAAGGAACATTGGTCCAGGAATTTTACTATACCCATGATAGAAGGGTAG